In Salinibaculum sp. SYNS191, the genomic window AAATCCGGGGCCTCGTCGCCTTCTGTGACCATGCCCGCGAGTTCGAACGACGATGGTAAGCCAGTTCCGTCTCTCACCGCCTGTGTGAATATGTGTCAATTATACCGTCGGTGGCTTTATTCGAGCAAAAAGCCTATAATCGGGAGTAGGCAAAGGACAGATAGCAATGGTAACAGTACCAGTACCGCTCTTCGGGCCAGTCCCGGGGGGGATGGAGATGGTCGTCATCCTGTTGATCGCCGTGTTGCTGTTCGGCGCGAACAAGATTCCGAAGCTCGCACGGTCGACGGGTGAGGCGATGGGAGAGTTCAAGAAGGGCCGTCAGGAAGTCGAACAGGAGCTCCAGGACCTCCAGGAGGGCGAGGTCGAAGCGAGTTCCGACGACGAGGGGCTCGACCTCTCGGACGACACCGACACTTCCACGGAGTCCACGAGCAACTGACCGGCGAGTTCGACGGGCGCGCTCCCGGCGGGTGCCGTCGACGTCGCCACCTTTCTCTCCCCGCTGCGTCCCGAGTGACAACGCCCGGCGTCGGCAGTCACGGGCGCACCGAACGTGCGCGAGAGCCTAGGAGACCGGCCCCGACTCGTAAACGCTTATGAGTGACGGCAGGCGAGGGTGAACCAACGCGGAGACGCGCCACGTCCCGCGAACCGACTGATACCAATGCCACTCCTCGTCGACGTCCGGCAACTGAGCGTCATCAACGACCTCATCCACCAGGGCGCAACGAACGTCGCCGCGTCGTTCAGCACGCTGGCCGGCGTCGAGACGACCATCGACATCCAGAGCATCGCGTTCGTCGACCCGGCGGACCTGGGGCGGGAAATCGGCACGGACGAGGTCTACGCGGCGACCATCGACCTCACCGA contains:
- a CDS encoding Sec-independent protein translocase subunit TatA/TatB, with the translated sequence MVTVPVPLFGPVPGGMEMVVILLIAVLLFGANKIPKLARSTGEAMGEFKKGRQEVEQELQDLQEGEVEASSDDEGLDLSDDTDTSTESTSN